In Candidatus Aegiribacteria sp., a single window of DNA contains:
- the hpt gene encoding hypoxanthine phosphoribosyltransferase, with protein MSDDYEVLISSEDIGQGIQELGKTLSDYYLGKQIVVIPLLKGGFMFAADLIRSMDVKLQIEFLGAASYGEQTESSGEVRLTLDTTLPLSGRDVLLVEDIVDTGLTLAYIQRLIKSRDPASLHTVVLLDKKIRRKVEVEVDRVVFNIPDKFVFGYGLDSPGGFGRNLSDIVAIRE; from the coding sequence GTGAGTGATGATTATGAAGTACTGATTTCCTCAGAAGATATCGGTCAGGGTATACAGGAGCTGGGGAAAACGCTATCAGATTATTACCTTGGAAAGCAGATTGTGGTTATACCTCTCTTAAAGGGAGGTTTCATGTTTGCTGCCGATCTGATTCGCTCTATGGATGTTAAACTGCAGATCGAGTTTCTTGGAGCAGCAAGTTACGGAGAACAGACAGAATCTTCAGGAGAAGTAAGGCTTACGCTTGATACCACTCTTCCTCTGTCAGGCAGAGATGTCCTCCTGGTGGAGGATATCGTCGACACAGGGCTGACTTTGGCGTATATTCAACGGCTGATAAAATCAAGAGATCCAGCCTCTCTTCACACAGTTGTCCTGCTTGACAAGAAGATCAGAAGAAAGGTTGAAGTAGAAGTCGATCGAGTTGTATTCAACATTCCTGACAAATTCGTATTCGGGTATGGACTCGACAGCCCGGGAGGGTTTGGAAGAAATCTGTCCGACATCGTAGCGATAAGGGAATGA
- a CDS encoding metalloregulator ArsR/SmtB family transcription factor, whose product MPTDKDRFEKRAEIIKAMANAARLMIVEELSRNEKTVSALTELVNLDISTVSRHLLILRHAGIVACERNGNQILYRLRTPCVLNFFDCVEKVMNGDEECTDSCSSHTCEECI is encoded by the coding sequence ATGCCAACAGATAAGGATCGATTTGAAAAACGGGCTGAGATAATCAAGGCAATGGCTAATGCCGCCCGTCTCATGATTGTCGAGGAACTGTCAAGAAATGAGAAAACAGTCAGTGCTCTTACAGAGCTTGTAAATCTCGATATTTCCACTGTATCAAGACATCTTCTGATCCTGCGACACGCTGGAATTGTGGCATGCGAAAGGAATGGAAATCAAATTCTCTACCGACTTCGTACTCCGTGTGTTCTGAACTTCTTCGACTGTGTCGAGAAAGTTATGAACGGCGATGAAGAGTGTACTGACAGCTGTTCTTCTCACACTTGTGAGGAATGTATTTAG
- a CDS encoding T9SS type A sorting domain-containing protein, producing MFSVLLVAAVVSGFTGFSEITETGTDGYLVIKTILEIDGETVEDSGELIPEETVSTPSPECKAELFWVDRNHQAAIANESAISMDGAGILTSWYLNNDRIACYETAGSSTPLWNYSLPFNNNKMDVAAGMNNEIFSAASFDDATYVWLSSSSVPTLILDPGKKQDLTADGSYLVYIDAAGDSLICLDTATELEVWKIALFETGVQLNGVDISGDGTRVLVTVYDGSSGAQIYDMTDGSLVGTPVGNYSQTMAKISGDASRIVTGDFYGYIKVYEYDGVSWNMDGYFNTGDDWVTAVAISGDGETVAGGTIGFGPYRGKVFAIDWPLEDSPSELWQYRNYGDEVSSTDISEDGSVIVAGCWGKYNGTYGDVFTALDHSGNVIFSLLDDIDEPGSIFSVSVSSDGLYATASGKAVHARDMGNGGEVYSINLELVGIEGSPDIPQGLGMGIPYPNPVVSQMSVDVLIPQMGETVDLAVYDLNGRRIAGLNSELTPGSHVSVWNLESDSGEPVSAGLYFVKLSCHGISVTRKILVVNR from the coding sequence ATGTTTTCTGTTCTTCTCGTAGCGGCTGTGGTTTCAGGATTCACAGGATTCAGTGAGATCACTGAAACAGGAACCGATGGATATCTCGTTATAAAAACGATACTGGAAATCGATGGAGAAACAGTTGAAGACTCAGGAGAATTAATCCCTGAAGAAACAGTCAGTACTCCAAGCCCGGAATGCAAGGCTGAACTTTTCTGGGTAGACAGAAATCATCAGGCAGCCATTGCAAATGAATCGGCAATAAGCATGGATGGTGCGGGAATTCTGACAAGCTGGTATCTGAATAATGACAGGATAGCCTGTTATGAAACAGCAGGAAGCTCAACTCCTCTCTGGAATTACAGCCTTCCTTTCAATAACAATAAGATGGATGTTGCTGCAGGAATGAATAATGAGATATTTTCAGCTGCTTCCTTTGATGATGCTACATATGTCTGGTTATCTTCATCCTCTGTTCCGACACTCATTCTTGATCCGGGAAAGAAACAGGATTTAACGGCAGATGGCTCGTACCTTGTTTACATTGATGCTGCAGGAGATTCTCTGATCTGTCTGGATACCGCAACTGAACTTGAAGTCTGGAAAATTGCTCTTTTTGAAACCGGAGTCCAGCTGAACGGAGTCGATATATCCGGAGACGGTACAAGAGTTCTGGTAACTGTTTATGACGGATCTTCCGGAGCACAGATCTATGACATGACCGATGGAAGTCTGGTGGGCACACCTGTTGGAAATTACAGCCAGACGATGGCGAAAATATCGGGTGATGCTTCAAGAATAGTAACAGGTGATTTCTATGGATATATCAAAGTATACGAATATGACGGAGTCTCCTGGAATATGGACGGTTATTTTAACACAGGCGACGATTGGGTTACAGCCGTAGCTATAAGCGGTGATGGTGAAACAGTCGCAGGCGGGACAATTGGGTTCGGGCCATACAGAGGCAAAGTGTTTGCGATAGACTGGCCGCTTGAGGATTCCCCTTCGGAACTCTGGCAGTACAGGAACTACGGTGATGAAGTTTCTTCAACGGATATAAGTGAAGACGGATCCGTTATCGTTGCCGGGTGCTGGGGGAAGTACAATGGAACTTACGGTGATGTGTTCACAGCGCTTGATCATAGTGGTAATGTGATATTCAGCCTTCTGGATGATATTGATGAGCCAGGTTCTATTTTCAGCGTCAGTGTCAGCTCAGACGGGTTATATGCAACTGCTTCCGGCAAGGCTGTTCATGCAAGAGATATGGGAAACGGCGGAGAAGTATACAGTATTAATCTGGAGTTAGTGGGCATTGAGGGTTCACCTGATATTCCGCAGGGTTTAGGTATGGGAATACCATATCCAAATCCTGTTGTATCACAGATGAGTGTAGATGTTCTTATACCGCAGATGGGTGAAACCGTTGATCTTGCAGTATATGATCTCAATGGAAGACGGATAGCCGGACTGAACAGCGAATTAACCCCCGGTTCACACGTTTCTGTCTGGAATCTTGAGAGCGATTCCGGCGAGCCGGTATCAGCAGGGTTGTACTTCGTCAAATTGAGTTGCCATGGAATCTCTGTCACAAGAAAAATACTTGTTGTAAATCGATAG
- a CDS encoding T9SS type A sorting domain-containing protein, protein MNSFFVKVLCIILLSLCPGIVQTVSGFSPENEWVSIGPSDAMIMCLHMDTVNNILFAGTVDGFQYYPFAAGEWIQREDVGSMGRQVMSIITCSSVPGWIITGRENAFWKGYMEYSDDWGITNTCTYSSEGGQFVDIQNDPDEPDTYYSCAWSDITPGDLLKSTDRGVTWNPLTNYLHTFMTEIAVNPDKSDTIYVSGDAQVTRSTDGGVTWVQASSGLPGSLGVYCVAVNPGNPQILMASNANGIYRTVDGGDSWTLVNSEDSQCQHFAFNPVNPGVVVCITFAPYRLLVSVDSGFIWEDCTGDYPGGTMIDVAFSGDGDSLYVASVYSGVYSMKSTTGIEDDDLTQPDCSILCQSSPNPFRQSTEIRYFLPEGINSNQISASSLEIYNINGRLVRHWDDSIIGLSNHVIWDGTDDSFREVPAGVYFVLLSSSGENAARKLILLR, encoded by the coding sequence TTGAATAGTTTTTTTGTTAAAGTCCTTTGCATAATTCTGCTCAGTCTATGCCCGGGGATTGTGCAGACTGTTTCAGGTTTCAGTCCTGAAAACGAATGGGTTTCAATCGGGCCGTCCGACGCAATGATCATGTGTCTGCACATGGACACTGTAAACAACATCCTGTTTGCGGGTACGGTCGATGGTTTTCAATACTATCCGTTTGCTGCAGGAGAATGGATACAAAGAGAAGATGTTGGCTCGATGGGCAGGCAGGTAATGTCAATAATTACCTGTTCTTCTGTGCCTGGCTGGATAATTACAGGGCGGGAGAATGCTTTCTGGAAGGGTTACATGGAGTACAGTGATGACTGGGGAATAACCAACACTTGTACCTACTCATCCGAAGGCGGCCAATTCGTGGATATACAGAATGATCCAGATGAACCGGACACCTATTATTCCTGTGCATGGTCGGATATCACACCTGGTGATCTGTTGAAGTCTACGGACAGAGGCGTGACCTGGAACCCTCTTACCAACTACCTGCATACATTCATGACAGAAATCGCAGTAAACCCGGATAAATCCGATACAATATATGTATCCGGAGATGCGCAGGTAACCAGATCGACCGATGGAGGAGTAACATGGGTTCAGGCATCCTCAGGATTACCGGGAAGTCTGGGTGTCTACTGTGTTGCTGTAAATCCGGGGAATCCTCAGATTCTGATGGCTTCGAATGCCAACGGGATATACAGAACGGTAGATGGCGGTGATTCATGGACTCTGGTCAATTCTGAGGATTCACAATGTCAGCATTTCGCTTTCAATCCGGTCAATCCGGGAGTTGTTGTCTGTATTACTTTTGCTCCTTACCGTTTGCTGGTTTCAGTTGATTCCGGTTTTATCTGGGAGGACTGTACAGGAGACTATCCCGGTGGAACCATGATTGATGTCGCATTCTCCGGAGACGGTGACAGTCTCTATGTAGCTTCCGTCTATTCCGGGGTATACAGCATGAAGTCGACCACAGGAATCGAAGATGACGATTTGACACAACCGGATTGCAGTATTCTGTGTCAGAGCAGTCCTAATCCGTTCCGGCAGTCAACGGAGATCAGATATTTTCTGCCTGAGGGAATCAACAGTAATCAGATATCAGCATCCAGTCTTGAAATTTACAACATAAACGGAAGACTGGTGAGGCATTGGGATGATTCAATTATCGGGCTCAGTAATCATGTGATCTGGGATGGTACGGATGATTCATTCAGGGAAGTACCTGCTGGTGTTTACTTCGTCCTCCTGTCTTCATCCGGTGAGAACGCTGCCCGTAAACTGATACTGTTAAGATAG
- a CDS encoding permease → MDWKKDRNSLGYMLGFFLIAYFLPVGWNRFDNAVFEALNLLKEYAREHVLTCLLPAFFIAGAISVFLSQASVMKYLGAQAKKVIAYGVASVSGSILAVCSCTVLPLFAGIYRMGAGIGPATAFLYSGPAINVLAIILTARILGLELGIARAAGAVVFSIVIGLLMHLIYGKKEHERTVTTQASLNTDDVSRPLWQTTLYFASMVGILIFANWGKPADNSGLWSIIHSWKWIITSGFSILLGLILTTWFNVKLWKLMIVAAAITVSAVILPGYPVIAFAIGLIGFSTVLTTGNRETQSWFDSTFGFAKQILPLLFAGVLVAGALLGRPGNEGLIPSEWVSSAVGGNSITANLFASIAGAFMYFATLTEVPILQGLLGAGMGKGPALALLLAGPALSLPNMLVIRSIMGTSRTITFISLVVIMATISGTAFGLFSG, encoded by the coding sequence ATGGACTGGAAGAAAGATAGAAATTCTCTTGGTTACATGCTGGGATTTTTCCTGATTGCGTATTTCCTTCCCGTTGGATGGAATCGGTTCGACAACGCCGTATTCGAAGCTCTTAATCTCCTGAAGGAGTATGCGAGAGAACATGTGCTGACCTGTCTTCTTCCAGCGTTCTTCATTGCGGGTGCAATTTCAGTATTCCTGAGCCAGGCTTCCGTAATGAAGTACCTTGGAGCACAGGCAAAAAAGGTTATTGCCTATGGAGTTGCCTCGGTATCCGGCAGCATACTTGCCGTCTGCTCCTGCACCGTGCTTCCCCTGTTCGCCGGTATCTACAGGATGGGAGCCGGGATAGGACCGGCCACTGCCTTCCTCTATTCCGGTCCCGCCATCAATGTTCTAGCGATAATTCTTACAGCAAGAATTCTGGGGCTGGAGCTGGGAATAGCCAGAGCAGCCGGAGCTGTTGTGTTCAGTATTGTTATAGGCCTCCTGATGCACCTGATTTATGGAAAAAAGGAGCATGAAAGAACAGTTACCACACAAGCATCGTTAAATACTGATGATGTTTCACGTCCCCTGTGGCAGACAACTCTGTATTTTGCCAGCATGGTCGGTATCCTCATATTCGCCAACTGGGGAAAACCTGCTGATAATTCGGGACTCTGGAGCATTATTCATTCATGGAAATGGATTATTACTAGTGGTTTTTCAATCCTTCTCGGATTGATCCTCACGACCTGGTTCAATGTAAAACTCTGGAAACTGATGATCGTCGCGGCTGCCATCACTGTTTCTGCTGTTATTCTTCCCGGTTATCCTGTCATTGCCTTCGCAATCGGTCTTATCGGATTTTCAACTGTTCTTACAACAGGCAATCGAGAAACACAATCGTGGTTTGACTCAACATTCGGGTTTGCGAAGCAGATACTTCCTCTGCTCTTTGCCGGTGTGCTGGTCGCAGGGGCTCTCCTGGGACGTCCCGGAAATGAAGGTCTGATTCCTTCCGAATGGGTCAGCTCAGCTGTTGGGGGAAACTCAATTACCGCAAACCTGTTTGCTTCAATTGCGGGGGCTTTCATGTATTTCGCGACTCTCACGGAAGTACCAATCCTTCAGGGGCTCCTTGGCGCCGGTATGGGTAAGGGCCCGGCACTGGCTCTCCTGCTGGCAGGTCCTGCCCTTTCACTGCCCAATATGCTGGTTATCAGGAGCATAATGGGAACATCGAGAACAATAACTTTCATTTCGCTGGTTGTGATAATGGCTACGATCAGTGGAACAGCCTTCGGGCTCTTTTCAGGTTAG
- a CDS encoding amino acid permease, with the protein MQHAGSGIGRLQRKLGIPSLFSIATGSMISSGLFVLPAFAFTVAGPGVIFSYLIAGFLAIPTMLSKAELSTAMPKAGGTYYFVDRALGPLAGTLSGFAAWFSLSVKTAFAFVGLGIFMEFLSPEINGRLFAMISCILFTGINLRGAGHAGKAQIVLVAGLLISLALFTGFGLTSLTPDRFRPLAPNGFSGILEAAALVFVAFGGLTKVTSVSEEVKNPGRDLPVSMFLALIVVTSLYFVSVLICVGVLDPSVLSSTGMPISEAAKVVAGSTGLTVMSIAAVLAFLSTANAGILASARFPFAMSRDELLPASLSRISRKRGIPWVSILLTGIIIILLLFLDFTHLVKLASTMMILLYLLVNTAVIVMRESRIHTYKPDFRSPGYPWIQLLGIVGMIVLLYKLGQSALIASVFVVIGGSIWYFIYSRHRSVRHYALLHLAARIFPKELVRKEDGLVRELAEVLKERDNIYEDRFDRLVLDAPILDLDGPINLESFLAFVSDRLSPSLSLSGSELAGLLLSREKESTTALRKGLAIPHIIVPGEKLFSVAIARCRNGVEFGGENSPVRMIFVLAGSRDERMFHLRALMAIAEITSTPDFDSNWMKCRNETEIRDLILLSKRRRLPEPT; encoded by the coding sequence ATGCAACATGCAGGATCAGGAATCGGCAGACTTCAAAGAAAACTTGGTATTCCTTCTCTTTTCTCAATTGCGACCGGATCCATGATCAGTTCCGGTCTGTTCGTCCTCCCGGCATTTGCCTTCACGGTGGCTGGACCCGGAGTGATTTTTTCCTATCTGATAGCAGGATTCCTCGCAATTCCGACAATGCTCAGTAAAGCAGAACTTTCTACTGCCATGCCAAAAGCAGGCGGAACATACTATTTTGTTGACAGAGCTCTCGGACCTCTCGCTGGAACCCTATCCGGTTTTGCCGCCTGGTTTTCTCTGTCTGTCAAGACAGCCTTTGCCTTCGTAGGTCTTGGTATATTCATGGAATTCCTGTCACCCGAAATCAACGGAAGACTCTTCGCGATGATTTCATGCATCCTCTTCACAGGAATCAATCTCAGAGGAGCGGGGCATGCAGGCAAAGCCCAGATCGTTCTGGTTGCAGGTCTTCTTATATCCCTTGCCCTTTTTACCGGATTCGGTCTTACATCATTAACCCCTGATCGATTCAGACCGCTCGCTCCAAACGGTTTCAGCGGTATTCTTGAAGCTGCAGCGCTTGTTTTTGTTGCTTTCGGCGGGTTGACGAAAGTTACCAGTGTATCAGAGGAAGTCAAAAATCCCGGAAGGGACCTGCCGGTCAGTATGTTCCTGGCACTGATCGTTGTTACCTCGCTCTATTTCGTTTCCGTTCTCATATGCGTTGGAGTACTGGATCCATCGGTTCTATCCTCGACCGGTATGCCGATATCCGAAGCAGCAAAGGTTGTTGCTGGAAGTACAGGTCTCACTGTAATGAGTATCGCAGCTGTGCTTGCATTTCTGTCCACTGCTAATGCCGGTATTCTTGCTTCGGCAAGATTTCCCTTCGCTATGAGTCGTGATGAGCTTCTTCCAGCAAGTTTGTCAAGGATATCAAGGAAAAGGGGAATCCCCTGGGTTTCCATACTTCTTACCGGTATCATCATTATCCTTCTGCTATTTCTTGATTTCACTCATCTCGTAAAACTCGCTTCAACAATGATGATCCTGCTTTATCTTCTGGTTAATACCGCCGTAATCGTCATGCGTGAGAGCAGGATACATACGTATAAACCTGACTTCAGAAGCCCCGGTTACCCATGGATCCAGCTCCTTGGAATTGTCGGGATGATTGTGCTCCTCTACAAATTGGGACAGTCAGCTCTCATCGCAAGCGTATTTGTCGTCATAGGAGGATCAATCTGGTACTTCATCTACTCGCGCCACCGGTCAGTAAGGCACTATGCGCTTCTGCACCTTGCCGCTAGAATATTCCCTAAAGAACTCGTCAGAAAGGAAGATGGACTTGTCAGGGAACTCGCAGAGGTTTTAAAGGAAAGGGACAATATATATGAGGACAGATTCGACAGACTTGTTCTGGATGCCCCGATATTGGATCTGGATGGACCAATCAATCTCGAGTCGTTCCTCGCTTTCGTATCAGACAGGCTGTCACCTTCGCTCAGCCTTTCAGGAAGTGAACTCGCGGGACTTCTCCTTTCAAGGGAAAAGGAATCGACAACCGCACTCAGAAAAGGCCTCGCAATCCCGCATATAATCGTACCGGGAGAGAAATTATTCTCTGTGGCTATTGCAAGGTGCAGGAATGGTGTCGAGTTCGGAGGTGAGAATTCACCTGTCCGGATGATCTTCGTACTTGCAGGTTCCAGAGATGAAAGGATGTTCCATCTCAGAGCACTAATGGCAATAGCTGAGATAACAAGTACTCCGGACTTCGATTCTAACTGGATGAAATGCCGCAACGAAACAGAGATCAGAGATCTTATACTTCTTTCAAAAAGACGGAGACTGCCTGAGCCTACATAG
- the tilS gene encoding tRNA lysidine(34) synthetase TilS has translation MNKGRNPESTFIETVRTRNLLPKGSRVWAAVSGGSDSVALLRLLMQFANHMKWDVSVLHIDHGTRSDSADDAAFVEELAVRLELPFQLRRISPPESGSLEAYFSRKRKAIYAEIAEGFDLVVTGHTASDRAETLILRLLEGSGLRGLGGMDYFGRGPVIRPLLDLSRHDLQKYLSTIDQSWIEDPTNIEDTFLRNKIRHTIMPALESLSQGCSYALGRSSANLSQWRGVMDNIIEESIKELVSQDKFIVEHYLNYPRAVRLGVLWVLSGRPRGGREEIEKTDRWLSDKKNGFHLLPGGLRITVDKSEVFIERSMKRTEKDQ, from the coding sequence GTGAATAAAGGGAGGAATCCTGAAAGTACTTTCATTGAAACGGTGAGAACCCGGAATCTATTACCGAAAGGTAGCAGGGTCTGGGCAGCTGTATCCGGCGGAAGTGATTCTGTGGCTCTTCTCCGGTTGCTGATGCAATTCGCAAATCATATGAAATGGGATGTGTCTGTTCTTCACATCGATCATGGCACAAGATCAGATAGCGCTGATGATGCTGCCTTTGTGGAAGAACTTGCCGTTCGATTGGAACTGCCTTTTCAACTAAGAAGAATTTCTCCTCCGGAATCAGGATCACTTGAAGCGTATTTCAGCAGGAAGCGTAAAGCGATCTATGCCGAGATTGCAGAAGGATTTGACCTTGTGGTGACAGGACACACTGCCTCGGACAGAGCAGAAACGCTTATACTGCGGCTTCTTGAGGGTTCCGGTCTGAGAGGCCTGGGTGGAATGGACTATTTCGGGCGAGGTCCTGTTATAAGACCGCTTCTCGATTTGTCCAGACATGATCTTCAGAAGTATCTATCGACGATTGATCAGAGCTGGATTGAAGATCCCACTAATATCGAAGATACTTTCCTCAGAAATAAAATACGGCACACTATTATGCCTGCTCTTGAATCACTATCTCAGGGATGTTCTTATGCACTTGGCAGATCTTCCGCAAATCTGTCTCAGTGGCGGGGTGTAATGGATAATATTATTGAGGAATCTATTAAGGAACTTGTGTCACAAGATAAGTTCATTGTTGAGCATTATTTGAATTATCCGAGAGCTGTAAGGCTTGGTGTTCTGTGGGTTCTCAGCGGTCGCCCAAGAGGTGGAAGAGAGGAAATTGAAAAAACTGACAGATGGTTATCTGATAAAAAAAATGGTTTTCATCTACTTCCCGGCGGCTTGAGAATCACAGTTGATAAATCTGAAGTGTTTATTGAAAGATCTATGAAACGAACGGAGAAAGATCAGTGA
- a CDS encoding serpin family protein, which yields MKVLTNLSVTPVILLTTVLSCSAEENLSVPETQSFTDTQAVQELVRGNNEFALDLYEEVCDMLKSDNIFFSPYSISSALGMTYAGAEGRTAVEMAEVLHFTLPVEATNRTFHSLTETLSSGELVIAESGDPFTLSISNGLWVQDGFNLLDEYVAEVTMYYSAAVRNLDFIDDPDGSRETINEWVAESTLDRIQNLIPSGVLNDDTRVVLTNAVYFKASWLKPFQEYFTSDAPFILTDGSTINVPMMNQTDYFRYVSTEGCSAVELDYAAGNASMLILLPDGDIEEFQRNFNSSMLETIRRRLSSIRVSISIPKFEFSQSMQLSQILRILGMESAFGSGADFSGFTGSPDLFISEVLHKAFVKVDETGTEAAAATAVVMGLTAIPEQPVEMNINRPFLFFILDRESGCILFMGRIMDPSD from the coding sequence ATGAAAGTATTAACGAATCTGTCAGTAACACCTGTCATTCTTCTAACAACAGTCTTAAGCTGTTCTGCTGAAGAAAACCTGTCCGTACCTGAAACACAGTCTTTTACCGATACTCAGGCGGTTCAGGAACTTGTCCGGGGTAATAATGAGTTCGCGCTGGATCTCTATGAAGAAGTATGTGACATGCTGAAGTCGGATAATATCTTCTTCTCTCCATACAGTATTTCCTCAGCCCTTGGGATGACCTATGCGGGGGCAGAAGGACGGACGGCCGTTGAAATGGCTGAAGTCCTTCACTTCACGCTCCCGGTTGAAGCAACCAACAGGACTTTCCATTCATTGACTGAAACACTGAGTTCCGGTGAACTTGTCATAGCGGAGTCCGGAGACCCATTTACCCTTTCAATATCCAACGGGCTCTGGGTTCAGGATGGTTTCAACCTGCTGGATGAGTACGTTGCAGAGGTAACAATGTATTACAGCGCCGCGGTCAGAAACCTTGATTTTATCGATGATCCTGATGGCTCCAGGGAAACCATCAACGAATGGGTTGCTGAGAGTACACTGGACAGAATACAGAATCTGATCCCCTCTGGTGTGCTGAACGATGATACCAGGGTTGTACTGACGAACGCAGTATACTTCAAGGCTTCCTGGCTGAAACCATTTCAAGAGTACTTCACATCGGACGCACCGTTCATCCTGACAGATGGCTCCACGATCAATGTCCCGATGATGAACCAGACTGATTATTTCAGATACGTTTCCACTGAAGGATGCAGCGCTGTAGAACTTGATTATGCCGCAGGCAATGCAAGCATGCTTATACTTCTTCCTGACGGAGACATTGAGGAATTCCAGCGGAATTTCAACTCGAGTATGCTGGAAACTATCAGAAGAAGACTTTCTTCCATTCGCGTAAGCATATCCATACCGAAGTTCGAATTCTCGCAAAGCATGCAGCTGAGTCAGATCCTGAGAATACTTGGAATGGAATCCGCCTTCGGAAGCGGCGCCGATTTCAGCGGGTTTACAGGAAGTCCTGACCTCTTCATCTCGGAAGTTCTGCATAAAGCCTTTGTTAAGGTTGATGAAACCGGCACTGAAGCCGCGGCTGCCACTGCAGTGGTAATGGGTCTTACAGCCATACCTGAACAACCGGTTGAAATGAACATAAACCGGCCGTTCCTGTTCTTCATACTTGACAGGGAATCCGGATGCATACTCTTCATGGGAAGGATCATGGATCCTTCAGACTGA
- a CDS encoding thioredoxin family protein: MKKEIKILGTGCPKCIKLAELAEQAAIGLEIDYELEKVTDVNDIISYGVMMTPALVIDGDVKVAGFVPSIEQIIDYF, translated from the coding sequence ATGAAAAAAGAAATCAAGATACTCGGAACCGGTTGTCCGAAGTGTATCAAACTTGCTGAGCTGGCTGAACAGGCCGCAATAGGACTGGAAATTGATTACGAATTGGAAAAGGTCACCGACGTCAACGATATAATCAGCTACGGGGTGATGATGACTCCGGCTCTAGTAATTGACGGTGACGTGAAGGTCGCAGGATTTGTTCCCTCAATTGAACAGATAATCGATTACTTTTAA